One stretch of Danio rerio strain Tuebingen ecotype United States chromosome 6, GRCz12tu, whole genome shotgun sequence DNA includes these proteins:
- the gpx1b gene encoding glutathione peroxidase 1b (UGA stop codon recoded as selenocysteine) yields MAGIKSFYDITAKTLTGEEFKFSSLQGKVVLIENVASLUGTTSRDYTQMNELHERFAEKGLVVLGVPCNQFGYQENCTNEEILLSLKYVRPGNGYEPKFQLLEKVDVNGKNAHPLFTFLKEKLPFPSDEPMPFMSDPKFIIWSPVCRNDIAWNFEKFLIGSDGVPFKRYSRRFLTSGIDGDIKKLLSIPK; encoded by the exons ATGGCTGGAATTAAATCATTTTACGACATCACAGCCAAAACTCTTACAGGAGAGGAGTTCAAGTTCTCTTCTTTACAAGGCAAGGTGGTGCTGATCGAGAATGTGGCTTCGCTCTGAGGAACCACCAGCCGGGATTACACTCAGATGAACGAGCTGCACGAGCGCTTCGCGGAGAAGGGGCTCGTGGTTCTGGGTGTTCCCTGCAACCAGTTCGGCTATCAG GAAAACTGCACAAATGAAGAGATCCTTTTGTCCTTGAAGTACGTCCGTCCTGGCAATGGCTATGAGCCCAAATTCCAGCTCTTGGAGAAAGTGGACGTGAACGGGAAAAACGCTCACCCGCTCTTCACCTTCCTCAAGGAGAAGCTTCCCTTCCCAAGCGATGAGCCAATGCCGTTCATGAGCGACCCCAAATTTATTATCTGGAGTCCCGTATGCAGAAATGACATCGCCTGGAACTTCGAGAAGTTTCTGATCGGGTCTGACGGAGTCCCGTTCAAGCGCTACAGCCGGAGATTCCTGACCAGCGGCATCGACGGAGACATCAAGAAGCTCCTCAGCATCCCAAAATAA